From a single Cupriavidus taiwanensis LMG 19424 genomic region:
- a CDS encoding peptidylprolyl isomerase, with amino-acid sequence MTGIVRIDDEVLGVEEFVRLLKLTGQFEGLVEQIVRDKLTVHAAKRQGMVVTPEEIQERADQFRRVQGLHRAADMNHYLDALNVSLDEFEAFITDSLYQERMMAQVCSEAAVQEYFALNSPRFDSIEVSHIVVDSEGKARELISYLQDDPEAFAEMAREHSIADTRERGGEIGKVLRGSLKTEIEAKVFNAEPGDLLGPFPAADRSFFEVFLVRAKHPATLDSEVAVEVRRLLREDWLMARAQEHVIEAR; translated from the coding sequence ATGACTGGCATCGTGCGTATCGACGATGAAGTGCTCGGCGTGGAGGAATTCGTGCGCCTGCTCAAGCTGACCGGGCAGTTCGAAGGGCTGGTCGAGCAGATCGTGCGCGACAAGCTGACCGTGCACGCCGCGAAGCGGCAGGGCATGGTGGTCACGCCCGAGGAAATCCAGGAACGCGCCGACCAGTTCCGCCGCGTGCAGGGCCTGCATCGTGCCGCCGACATGAACCACTACCTGGATGCGCTCAACGTCAGCCTCGACGAGTTCGAGGCCTTCATCACCGACAGCCTCTACCAGGAGCGGATGATGGCGCAGGTATGCAGCGAGGCCGCGGTGCAGGAGTACTTCGCGCTGAACTCGCCGCGCTTCGACAGCATCGAGGTCAGCCACATCGTGGTCGACAGCGAGGGCAAGGCCAGGGAGCTGATCTCGTACCTGCAGGACGACCCCGAGGCCTTTGCCGAGATGGCGCGCGAGCACTCCATCGCCGACACGCGCGAGCGCGGCGGCGAGATCGGCAAGGTGCTGCGCGGCTCGCTCAAGACCGAGATCGAGGCCAAGGTCTTCAACGCCGAGCCGGGCGACCTGCTGGGACCGTTCCCGGCCGCCGACCGCTCGTTCTTCGAGGTCTTCCTGGTGCGCGCCAAGCACCCGGCCACGCTCGACAGCGAGGTCGCGGTCGAAGTGCGCCGCCTGCTGCGCGAGGACTGGCTGATGGCCAGGGCGCAGGAACATGTCATCGAAGCCCGCTAG
- a CDS encoding HlyD family efflux transporter periplasmic adaptor subunit: MKDDARHAGLKPLAEALEDHGAEGIGLLSAEPSRLGMLTIVTTFALVLCGLVWSFVGHADVIVTAQGTLAPESEVRRFYAPVDGELADLYVAEGQPVSKDDVLARLNARGAIEAAANALEAQLKLEDSEREWKQFPDKKALMERRAAALKQQIDVATRQHETRIAEGTTRLAEQQRAQLQEARSNLENARRAREFARQEQDRYARLLALPGGGGVSQSQVDAKRAAAQDAENTLRVAQSRLTELEARLGRELTQASSELESSGQDLAGLRVQYDAALREIANTEDKLRLQVQTARLVADAAARIRFENIDKDNFLLILAPVSGVITDVTSTQRGDKVQANTPLGGIAPKDARPVVKIVIAERDRAFLREGLPVKLKFNAFPYQRYGIIDGTLEFISPATKPGGPDKQPVYEGRVRLARDYYTVADNKYPLRYGMTATAEIVVRERRLIDLGLDPFREVAG, from the coding sequence ATGAAGGACGATGCCCGCCACGCCGGCCTCAAGCCGCTTGCCGAGGCGCTGGAAGACCACGGCGCCGAAGGCATCGGCCTGCTCAGCGCCGAGCCGTCGCGCCTGGGCATGCTGACCATCGTCACCACTTTTGCGCTGGTGCTATGCGGGCTGGTCTGGTCGTTCGTCGGCCACGCCGATGTCATCGTTACCGCGCAGGGCACGCTCGCGCCCGAATCCGAGGTGCGGCGCTTCTATGCCCCCGTGGACGGCGAGCTTGCCGACCTGTACGTGGCGGAAGGGCAGCCCGTGTCCAAGGACGATGTGCTGGCGCGCCTGAACGCGCGCGGCGCGATCGAGGCCGCCGCCAACGCGCTGGAGGCACAGCTCAAGCTGGAAGACTCCGAACGCGAGTGGAAGCAGTTCCCCGACAAGAAGGCCTTGATGGAACGGCGCGCGGCGGCGCTCAAGCAGCAGATCGACGTGGCGACGCGCCAGCACGAGACCCGCATTGCCGAAGGCACCACGCGGCTGGCCGAGCAGCAACGCGCGCAGCTGCAGGAAGCGCGCAGCAACCTGGAGAATGCGCGGCGCGCGCGCGAGTTCGCGCGCCAGGAGCAGGATCGCTATGCGCGCCTGCTGGCGCTGCCCGGCGGCGGGGGCGTGTCGCAATCGCAGGTCGACGCCAAGCGCGCCGCGGCGCAGGATGCCGAGAACACCCTGCGCGTGGCGCAGTCGCGGCTGACCGAACTGGAGGCGCGCCTGGGCCGCGAGCTGACCCAGGCCAGCTCCGAGCTGGAGAGCAGCGGCCAGGATCTCGCCGGCCTGCGCGTGCAATATGACGCGGCGCTGCGCGAGATCGCCAACACCGAGGACAAGCTGCGCCTGCAGGTGCAGACCGCCCGCCTGGTGGCGGACGCCGCCGCGCGCATCCGCTTCGAGAATATCGACAAGGACAACTTCCTGCTGATCCTGGCGCCGGTGTCCGGCGTGATCACCGATGTCACCTCGACCCAGCGCGGCGACAAGGTGCAGGCCAATACGCCGCTGGGCGGCATCGCGCCCAAGGATGCCCGCCCGGTGGTGAAGATCGTGATAGCCGAACGCGACCGGGCCTTCCTGCGCGAGGGCCTGCCGGTCAAGCTGAAGTTCAATGCCTTCCCGTACCAGCGCTACGGGATCATCGATGGCACGCTCGAGTTCATCTCGCCCGCGACCAAGCCGGGCGGGCCTGACAAGCAGCCGGTCTACGAGGGCCGCGTGCGCCTGGCGCGCGACTACTACACCGTGGCCGACAACAAGTATCCGCTGCGCTATGGCATGACCGCGACGGCGGAGATCGTGGTGCGCGAGCGCCGCCTGATCGACCTCGGTCTCGACCCCTTCCGCGAGGTGGCGGGCTAA
- a CDS encoding FHA domain-containing protein, which translates to MAPDEALIMEMPVKMAQGSARDLAQDVAQGVAQDVAQTAAQEFDVFLTPVARPELGEIRIDEALFAVGRSELPFAAYPEALAAPLSRRHARIFAEHGTVYVADLGSKNGTRVNGAAVARQPAQLSDGDEVAFGPALSFRVRLSPRAPQPQPPRVALTLVPERHDVGLQPLHVEQFPYLVSKGDDAFARFRDSYPHQVNYLSRRHAHVYLKGGIPFIEDLGSTNGTFVNGKRLADHGVPLDDGDLIAFGGNHFVYKAHVRYTSAGDATATRSVLQPADAPDAPATSAVPAAGSDGGSAIAAATPAARDDADRTTFVGAPDSFLDIFCVDYAAHQEDEVNAEAEALAAAATAAGAGATGRRQRGRAALLAAEGARLFGLGHPARVRRAARWGGALLLLALVAGVAVYWRGAPERAVQSRFAAGDHAGAAQAADSYLARHPDDIAVQAVGTEALLRAYVPDFAARLKARDMAGADTVLARLRQLSTHNAEARPLVAELDWIGRLERFTAPRGADAPIRLYTDEAPMRQLLAYWNQDTAAHQRALGRVAADVPAFRDLYADALSDVRRLQNDASVYLAAIDRLNATIAAELGRDRPEALQPVLAEYREKYPRLAGLDRVQSDLDRYTGLLQALRARRPGPLVTRLADSRFATPPFQAQLASLAPRLPSPELARQYADAARAWQQGDSAAALAALSQIRGGPWADDLARDVAHKQKVAAQYAALQSARGSRGYEDRLLDFYAMLDAEEDSHFARAVEGDVNGVRDSALRRARELMASAVAAWKQYRANGVIGGEQRLEPGISPKFRAQARLLSQAQDDARQGMRIFTQLRAGESADLAQLAKVEQEIRAEAEQQRHALRELGTVLDPAVLKAKLGLIGGEDPGNAPASAAAAAAPPSPGPAGKP; encoded by the coding sequence ATGGCTCCTGACGAAGCACTGATCATGGAAATGCCGGTGAAAATGGCCCAGGGATCCGCACGAGACCTCGCGCAGGATGTGGCGCAGGGTGTGGCGCAAGATGTGGCGCAAACCGCGGCGCAGGAATTCGATGTGTTCCTGACGCCGGTGGCGCGCCCGGAGCTCGGCGAGATCCGCATCGATGAAGCGCTCTTTGCGGTCGGCCGCAGCGAGCTGCCGTTCGCCGCCTACCCGGAAGCACTGGCCGCGCCGCTGTCGCGGCGCCATGCGCGCATTTTTGCGGAGCATGGCACGGTCTACGTGGCTGACCTCGGCAGCAAGAACGGCACGCGCGTGAACGGCGCGGCCGTGGCGCGCCAGCCGGCGCAGCTCAGCGATGGCGATGAAGTCGCCTTCGGGCCGGCGCTGTCCTTCCGCGTGCGGCTGTCGCCGCGCGCGCCGCAGCCGCAGCCGCCGCGCGTGGCGCTGACGCTGGTGCCGGAACGCCATGACGTGGGGCTGCAGCCGCTGCATGTGGAGCAGTTCCCGTACCTGGTCAGCAAGGGCGACGACGCCTTCGCGCGCTTTCGCGACAGCTATCCGCACCAGGTCAACTACCTGTCGCGGCGCCATGCGCATGTGTACCTCAAGGGGGGCATCCCCTTCATCGAGGACCTGGGCAGCACCAATGGCACCTTCGTCAACGGCAAGCGCCTGGCCGACCACGGCGTGCCGCTGGACGACGGGGACCTGATTGCGTTTGGCGGCAACCACTTCGTCTACAAGGCACACGTGCGGTACACCAGCGCCGGCGATGCCACCGCGACGCGCTCGGTATTGCAGCCCGCGGACGCGCCCGATGCGCCGGCCACGTCCGCGGTGCCTGCCGCCGGGTCTGACGGAGGTTCGGCCATTGCCGCCGCCACGCCGGCCGCCCGCGACGACGCCGACCGCACCACCTTTGTCGGCGCGCCAGATTCCTTCCTCGACATCTTCTGCGTCGACTACGCCGCCCATCAGGAGGACGAGGTCAATGCCGAGGCCGAGGCCCTGGCCGCGGCGGCCACTGCCGCCGGCGCCGGCGCAACGGGGCGCCGACAGCGGGGCCGTGCCGCGTTGCTGGCGGCGGAAGGGGCGCGGCTGTTCGGGCTCGGCCACCCGGCCCGCGTGCGGCGCGCGGCGCGCTGGGGCGGGGCCTTGCTGCTGCTCGCGCTCGTGGCGGGCGTTGCGGTCTACTGGCGTGGCGCGCCCGAGCGCGCGGTGCAGTCCCGCTTTGCCGCCGGCGACCACGCGGGCGCGGCGCAGGCGGCCGACAGCTACCTGGCGCGGCATCCCGACGATATCGCGGTCCAGGCGGTCGGGACCGAAGCGCTGTTGCGCGCGTACGTGCCCGACTTCGCCGCCAGGCTGAAGGCCCGAGACATGGCTGGCGCCGATACCGTGCTGGCACGCTTGCGCCAGCTCAGCACGCACAACGCCGAGGCGCGTCCGCTGGTGGCCGAACTCGACTGGATCGGCCGGCTCGAACGCTTCACCGCGCCGCGCGGCGCCGATGCCCCGATTCGCCTCTACACCGACGAAGCGCCGATGCGCCAGTTGCTGGCGTACTGGAACCAGGACACCGCCGCGCATCAGCGTGCGCTCGGGCGCGTCGCGGCCGACGTGCCGGCGTTCCGCGACCTGTATGCCGATGCGCTCAGCGATGTGCGCCGGCTGCAGAACGATGCCTCGGTCTATCTGGCCGCAATCGACCGGCTCAATGCCACGATCGCTGCCGAACTGGGCCGTGACCGGCCGGAGGCCTTGCAGCCGGTGCTTGCGGAATACCGCGAGAAATATCCGCGCCTGGCTGGCCTGGACCGGGTGCAGTCGGACCTGGATCGCTACACCGGCCTGCTGCAGGCCTTGCGCGCGCGCCGGCCGGGGCCGCTGGTGACGCGGCTGGCCGACAGCCGGTTCGCCACGCCGCCGTTCCAGGCGCAGCTTGCCAGCCTGGCGCCGCGCCTGCCGTCGCCCGAGCTGGCACGGCAGTATGCCGATGCGGCCAGGGCGTGGCAGCAGGGCGACAGCGCCGCCGCGCTGGCCGCGCTCAGCCAGATCCGAGGCGGTCCGTGGGCCGACGACCTGGCGCGCGACGTGGCGCACAAGCAGAAGGTTGCGGCGCAGTACGCCGCGTTGCAGTCGGCGCGCGGCAGCCGCGGCTACGAGGACCGCCTGCTGGACTTCTACGCGATGCTCGATGCGGAAGAAGACAGCCATTTCGCCAGGGCTGTCGAGGGCGATGTCAACGGCGTGCGCGACAGCGCCCTGCGTCGCGCGCGCGAGCTGATGGCCAGCGCGGTCGCGGCGTGGAAGCAGTATCGCGCCAACGGCGTGATCGGCGGCGAGCAGCGGCTCGAGCCCGGCATCTCGCCGAAGTTTCGCGCGCAGGCGCGGCTGCTGTCACAGGCGCAGGACGACGCGCGCCAGGGCATGCGCATCTTCACGCAACTGCGCGCGGGCGAAAGCGCCGACCTCGCACAACTGGCCAAGGTCGAGCAAGAGATCCGCGCCGAGGCGGAGCAGCAGCGCCACGCGCTGCGCGAACTGGGCACGGTGCTCGATCCCGCCGTGCTCAAGGCCAAGCTCGGGCTGATCGGCGGCGAAGACCCCGGCAACGCGCCGGCATCGGCCGCGGCGGCCGCAGCCCCTCCATCACCCGGTCCGGCGGGGAAGCCATGA